The Henckelia pumila isolate YLH828 chromosome 2, ASM3356847v2, whole genome shotgun sequence genome includes a window with the following:
- the LOC140881121 gene encoding outer envelope protein 80, chloroplastic has protein sequence MSQNDDVRFVVSSIKLPPFSPPPSSQRRLHPRSFFSSIQLTPRTKFPFNINFNFNLHATNFLSKFLNNQLFVHKDDDNKEPTIKSNPFASIFRRPPLFCSASFAVTDADSLRASSQSKSGFESGAAPQYKGDDPGAVSQSKNVSSSRVAEEERVLISEVLVKSKDGEELERKDLEAEALNALKASRANSALTVREVQEDVHRIIGTGYFMSCMPVAVDTRDGIRLVFQVEPNQEFQGLVCEGANVLPSKFVEDAFRDGYGKIVNIRRLDEVISSINGWYMERGLFGMVSGVDILSGGMIKLQVSEAEVNNIAFRFLDKTGEPTVGKTKPETILRQLTTKKGQVYSMIQGKRDVETVLAMGVMDDVSMIPQPAGDTGKVDLTMNIVERKSGGGISGGGGISSGITSGPLAGLIGSIAIYHKNLFGRNQKLNLSLERGQIDSIFKINYTDPWIEGDDKRTSRAIMIQNSRTPGTLVHGNQPNNNGLTIGRITAGIEYSRPFRPKWNGTVGLVFQRASAHDEKGNPIIRDFFGSPLTASGKTHDDMLLAKVETVYTRSGDPTSTMLVVNMDQGIPVSPEWLAFNRVNARARQGFFVGPACFLVCLSGGHMVGKFPPHEAFPIGGTNSVRGYEEGAVGSARSYVVGSGEISFPMMGQVSGAIFADYGTDLGSGSTVPGDPAGARNKAGSGYGYGVGIRVDSPLGPLRLEYAFNDQRNGRFHFGIGLRN, from the exons ATGTCCCAAAACGACGACGTTCGGTTCGTCGTCTCCTCCATCAAGCTTCCTCCATTTTCTCCCCCTCCCAGCTCACAGCGTCGCCTCCATCCCCGCTCCTTTTTCTCTTCTATACAGCTCACTCCACGTACCAAATTTCCCTTTAATATCAACTTCAATTTCAATCTCCACGCCACCAATTTCCTTTCCAAATTTCTCAATAACCAACTATTTGTCCATAAAGATGACGATAATAAGGAACCCACTATCAAATCCAATCCATTTGCTTCCATCTTCCGAAGACCCCCTCTGTTCTGCTCCGCCTCCTTTGCGGTAACCGATGCTGACTCTTTACGCGCGTCCAGTCAGTCAAAAAGTGGTTTTGAATCCGGCGCGGCTCCTCAGTATAAAGGTGATGACCCAGGGGCGGTGTCGCAGTCGAAGAATGTAAGCAGCAGTCGTGTTGCTGAAGAAGAGAGGGTTCTTATTAGCGAAGTGCTCGTGAAGAGCAAGGATGGGGAGGAGCTGGAGAGGAAGGACTTGGAAGCTGAAGCCTTGAATGCCCTTAAAGCTTCGCGTGCGAATTCCGCATTGACTGTACGCGAGGTTCAAGAGGATGTGCACAGAATTATTGGCACGGGATACTTCATGTCCTGTATGCCGGTTGCTGTGGATACTCGTGATGGTATACGCTTGGTTTTTCAG GTAGAGCCAAACCAAGAGTTTCAAGGATTGGTCTGTGAAGGAGCTAACGTCCTTCCGTCAAAGTTTGTAGAGGATGCTTTTCGTGATGGATATG gaaaaattgttaACATCAGACGACTAGATGAAGTCATAAGCTCTATTAATGGTTGGTACATGGAGCGTGGTCTCTTTGGCATG GTTTCAGGTGTGGATATTCTTTCTGGAGGTATGATTAAATTACAAGTTTCAGAGGCAGAGGTTAATAATATTGCCTTTCGTTTCCTTGATAAGAC TGGTGAGCCAACTGTTGGGAAAACAAAGCCTGAAACTATACTCAGGCAACTTACGACCAAAAAGGGACAG gTCTACAGTATGATTCAAGGGAAAAGAGATGTCGAAACTGTGTTGGCGATGGGTGTTATGGATGATGTTAGTATGATTCCCCAGCCGGCCGGCG ACACTGGTAAGGTTGATCTGACCATGAATATCGTTGAGCGTAAAAGTGGTGGTGGGATTTCTGGAGGTGGTGGAATATCAAGTGG AATAACGAGTGGGCCCCTTGCTGGACTAATTGGGAG CATTGCTATTTACCACAAAAACCTTTTTGGGAGAAACCAGAAACTTAACCTGTCTTTAGAGAGGGGGCAGATTGAttccatatttaaaataaactaCACTGATCCTTGGATAGAAGGAGATGATAAGAGGACATCGAGAGCAATCATGATCCAG AATTCTAGAACACCAGGTACACTTGTTCATGGAAACCAGCCCAATAACAATGGCCTAACGATTGGACGCATTACAGCTGGAATTGAGTACAGTAGGCCATTTAGGCCGAAGTGGAATGGAACAGTTGGACTTGTATTTCAG CGTGCCAGTGCTCATGATGAAAAGGGGAATCCTATTATACGGGACTTCTTTGGCAGTCCGCTCACTGCTAG TGGAAAAACTCATGATGATATGTTACTTGCCAAAGTTGAGACTGTATATACCCGCTCGGGTGACCCGACTTCGACAATG CTCGTGGTCAACATGGACCAGGGCATTCCTGTTTCTCCAGAGTGGCTAGCTTTCAACAGAGTGAATGCTCGTGCTAGGCAAGGTTTTTTCGTTGGGCCTGCATGCTTTCTTGTTTG TTTGTCTGGCGGTCATATGGTGGGTAAATTTCCTCCTCATGAAGCTTTTCCGATTGGTGGTACCAATAGTGTAAGAGGCTATGAAGAAGGGGCGGTTGGATCGGCTCGCTCATATGTGGTTGGAAGTGGAGAAATATCATTTCCTATG ATGGGGCAAGTATCAGGAGCTATTTTTGCTGACTATGGAACTGATCTTGGATCTGGCTCAACTGTTCCAG GGGACCCTGCTGGAGCAAGAAATAAGGCTGGAAGCGGATACGGTTACGGAGTCGGTATACGTGTGGACTCTCCTTTGGGACCCCTAAGACTTGAATATGCTTTCAACGATCAAAGAAATGGTAGATTTCATTTTGGAATTGGCCTCCGCAACTAA
- the LOC140883174 gene encoding zinc finger A20 and AN1 domain-containing stress-associated protein 5-like: protein MAQKREKEETEFNVPESLPICTPPQPISAPPPHVPASRPTEGSDPKIPSACDSRSSSGLTPESPDPVEKRALKRPREVNRCSGPGCRKRIGLMGFRCRCGEVFCSEHRYSDRHDCSYDYKAAGREAIARENPVIRAAKILKV, encoded by the coding sequence ATGGCGCAGAAGAGGGAAAAGGAAGAGACCGAGTTCAACGTGCCGGAGAGCTTGCCGATATGTACCCCGCCGCAGCCGATCTCCGCGCCTCCGCCGCACGTGCCGGCCTCCAGGCCGACGGAAGGCTCGGATCCGAAGATTCCGAGCGCGTGTGACTCGAGATCCAGCTCGGGGTTGACGCCGGAGAGCCCCGATCCGGTGGAGAAACGGGCGTTGAAGAGACCGAGGGAGGTGAACCGGTGCTCCGGGCCGGGCTGCAGGAAACGGATCGGGTTGATGGGTTTCCGGTGCAGATGCGGAGAAGTGTTCTGTTCCGAGCACAGATACTCAGATCGGCACGATTGCAGCTACGATTACAAAGCCGCCGGCCGCGAGGCGATTGCGAGGGAGAATCCCGTCATCAGAGCCGCCAAAATCCTCAAAGTTTGA